The Streptomyces sp. NBC_01775 genome includes a region encoding these proteins:
- a CDS encoding DUF397 domain-containing protein: MGRIYNGMPAKQLGSEGWRKPWSGGNGGSCVEALKLADGRVALRQSTDPDGPALIWSHSDISVFIQAAKAGKADFLVA, translated from the coding sequence ATGGGTCGTATCTACAACGGGATGCCCGCGAAACAGCTGGGCTCCGAAGGCTGGCGCAAGCCCTGGAGCGGAGGCAACGGCGGCAGCTGCGTCGAGGCGCTCAAGCTCGCCGACGGGCGGGTCGCGCTGCGCCAGTCCACCGACCCGGACGGACCGGCCCTCATCTGGAGCCACAGCGACATCTCGGTCTTCATCCAGGCGGCGAAGGCAGGCAAGGCCGACTTCCTGGTCGCCTGA
- a CDS encoding ATP-binding protein yields the protein MAAPHDALPLDHRLDGAPTTRPLRDAFHLPARDTSVAAARSRVLERLREWLVDDESSADAQLLMSELFTNAVRHTDSEKITCELWVIGVRLRLEVADEGCGSDRIRADCAESTPLGDSEGESGRGLLLVSVLADDWGIRPARADGPDGITGHAVWAELECHRTPH from the coding sequence GTGGCTGCCCCCCATGACGCCCTGCCTTTAGACCACCGGCTCGACGGTGCACCGACGACCCGTCCCCTACGGGACGCCTTTCACCTTCCCGCCAGAGACACCTCCGTAGCTGCGGCACGTTCGCGTGTGCTGGAGCGATTGCGCGAATGGCTTGTCGACGACGAGTCGAGCGCCGACGCCCAGTTGCTGATGTCCGAGCTCTTCACCAACGCCGTGCGCCACACGGACAGCGAGAAGATCACCTGCGAGCTGTGGGTCATCGGCGTACGGCTGCGCCTGGAGGTGGCCGACGAGGGCTGCGGGTCCGACCGGATTCGCGCCGACTGTGCGGAGAGCACCCCGCTTGGCGACAGCGAAGGCGAGAGCGGACGGGGACTGCTGCTGGTGAGTGTGCTCGCGGATGACTGGGGCATACGCCCGGCCCGCGCCGACGGCCCCGACGGAATCACGGGCCACGCGGTGTGGGCCGAGCTGGAATGTCACCGGACGCCCCACTGA
- a CDS encoding helix-turn-helix domain-containing protein, producing the protein MVLGKRLQHLRESAGVTYEQAGRALDVTHATIRRMEKAEVGLKVPYVEKLLRTYGVEEPEELEAFVALAREANQPGWWHRYRDVLPEWFSVFVSLESESQVIRAYEPHYVPGLLQTESYARAVLRAGMPHAPEGEIKRGVALRMERQSVLTRDEEPPLLWAVVDETVLRRHIGGSEVMREQVDHLLQATERSNVVLQIMPFSAGPHPAMYGPFHLFRFPIEELPDVVCSESLVGAVYLDQRDDVSTFLEALDRMSAQAVPVARTRAVLSALRKEF; encoded by the coding sequence ATGGTGCTGGGCAAGAGGCTGCAGCACCTGCGTGAGAGCGCGGGTGTGACCTACGAGCAGGCCGGCAGAGCCCTCGACGTCACCCACGCGACCATCCGTCGGATGGAGAAGGCCGAGGTCGGCCTCAAAGTCCCATATGTCGAGAAGCTGTTGCGTACCTACGGGGTGGAAGAACCGGAGGAGCTGGAAGCCTTCGTGGCGCTCGCCCGCGAAGCGAACCAGCCCGGCTGGTGGCACCGCTACCGAGATGTGCTGCCCGAGTGGTTCAGCGTCTTCGTGAGTCTGGAGAGCGAGTCGCAGGTCATCCGCGCGTACGAGCCGCACTATGTGCCCGGACTGCTCCAGACCGAGAGCTACGCCCGCGCGGTGCTGCGCGCCGGGATGCCCCACGCTCCCGAGGGAGAGATCAAACGGGGCGTCGCGCTGCGCATGGAGAGACAGTCCGTCCTCACGCGGGACGAGGAACCGCCCCTGCTGTGGGCCGTGGTGGACGAGACCGTACTGCGCCGCCACATCGGGGGCTCGGAGGTGATGCGGGAGCAGGTCGATCACCTGCTCCAGGCCACCGAGCGCTCGAACGTCGTGCTGCAGATCATGCCGTTCAGCGCTGGGCCGCATCCGGCGATGTACGGCCCCTTCCACCTTTTCCGGTTCCCGATCGAAGAGCTTCCGGACGTCGTCTGCTCCGAGAGCCTGGTGGGCGCGGTCTACTTGGACCAGCGCGACGACGTGTCCACGTTCCTGGAAGCGCTGGACCGGATGAGTGCCCAGGCCGTGCCGGTGGCGCGGACCAGGGCGGTTCTCAGTGCACTGCGCAAGGAGTTTTGA